In Streptomyces sp. NBC_00878, a single window of DNA contains:
- a CDS encoding DUF58 domain-containing protein, which yields MALTGRTALLAALGSLPVGLWEPSWTGILAVNTPLALACACDFALAAPVRSLGLTRSGDTSVRLGETADVTLTVTNPSRRPLRARIRDAWPPSSWQPGTEIAASRHELTVPAGERRRVTTRLRPTRRGDRQTDRVTIRSYGPLGLFARQGSHKVPWTVRVLPPFTSRKHLPSKLARLRELDGRTSVLTRGEGTEFDSLREYVPGDDTRSIDWRATARHSTVAVRTWRPERDRHILLILDTGRTSAGRVGDIPRLDASMDAALLLAALASRAGDRVDLLAYDRRVRALVQGRAAGDVLPSLVNAMAHLEPELLETDARGLTSTALRTAPRRSLIVLLTTLDAAPIEEGLLPVLSRLTQRHTVLVASVSDPHIERMAAARGNTDAVYEAAAAAQAQTERHRTAEQLTRHGVTVVDATPNDLPPALADAYLALKAAGRL from the coding sequence ATGGCCCTCACCGGACGCACCGCCCTCCTGGCGGCCCTCGGCTCCCTCCCCGTCGGCCTCTGGGAACCCAGCTGGACAGGCATCCTCGCCGTGAACACTCCCCTGGCCCTCGCCTGCGCCTGCGACTTCGCCCTGGCAGCCCCGGTACGCAGCCTCGGCCTGACCCGCTCCGGCGACACCTCCGTACGCCTCGGCGAAACGGCCGACGTCACCCTCACCGTCACCAACCCGTCCCGCCGCCCCCTGCGCGCCCGCATCCGCGACGCCTGGCCTCCGAGCAGCTGGCAGCCCGGCACGGAGATCGCCGCGTCCCGCCACGAGCTCACGGTCCCCGCAGGCGAACGCCGACGCGTCACCACCCGCCTTCGCCCCACCCGCCGCGGCGACCGCCAGACGGACCGCGTCACCATCCGCTCGTACGGTCCTCTCGGCCTCTTCGCCCGCCAGGGCAGCCACAAGGTCCCCTGGACGGTACGCGTCCTGCCCCCGTTCACCAGCCGCAAGCACCTCCCCTCGAAGCTGGCCCGCCTGCGCGAACTCGACGGCCGCACCAGCGTCCTGACCCGCGGCGAGGGCACGGAATTCGACAGCCTCCGCGAGTACGTCCCCGGCGACGACACCCGCTCGATCGACTGGCGCGCCACCGCCCGCCACTCCACGGTCGCCGTACGCACCTGGCGCCCCGAACGCGACCGCCACATCCTCCTGATCCTCGACACGGGCCGCACTTCCGCGGGCCGCGTCGGAGACATCCCCCGCCTCGACGCCTCCATGGACGCGGCCCTCCTCCTGGCAGCCCTCGCTTCCCGGGCCGGCGACCGTGTGGACCTCCTCGCATACGACCGCCGCGTACGTGCCCTCGTACAGGGCCGAGCCGCAGGCGATGTCCTTCCCTCGCTGGTCAACGCCATGGCCCACCTCGAACCGGAACTCCTCGAAACGGACGCCCGCGGCCTCACCTCCACGGCTCTCCGCACGGCCCCGCGCCGCTCACTGATCGTGCTCCTCACCACTCTCGACGCGGCCCCCATCGAGGAAGGACTGCTTCCCGTACTCTCCCGCCTCACTCAGCGCCACACAGTCCTCGTCGCTTCGGTGTCCGACCCCCACATAGAGCGCATGGCAGCGGCACGCGGAAACACCGACGCCGTGTACGAGGCCGCCGCAGCGGCGCAGGCCCAGACAGAACGCCATCGCACCGCGGAACAACTCACCCGCCACGGAGTGACTGTCGTCGACGCGACACCGAACGATCTGCCGCCGGCCTTGGCGGACGCATATCTGGCACTCAAGGCAGCGGGACGCCTTTGA
- a CDS encoding MoxR family ATPase, producing the protein MDPTTDNAGYTGDPGTARSSLEALRTEIAKAVVGQDPAVTGLVVALLCRGHVLLEGVPGVAKTLLVRALASALELDTKRVQFTPDLMPSDITGSLVYDARTAEFSFQPGPVFTNLLLADEINRTPPKTQSSLLEAMEERQVTVDGTPRPLPEPFLVAATQNPVEYEGTYPLPEAQLDRFLLKLTIPLPSRQDEIGVLTRHAEGFNPRDLRAAGVRPVAGPADLEAARAAVAKTSVSPEITGYVVDICRATRESPSLTLGVSPRGATALLATARAWAWLTGRDYVIPDDVKALALPTLRHRVQLRPEAEMEGVTADSVINAILAHVPVPR; encoded by the coding sequence ATGGACCCGACCACTGACAACGCCGGGTACACCGGGGATCCGGGCACCGCCCGCTCCTCCCTGGAAGCCCTGCGCACCGAGATCGCCAAAGCCGTGGTCGGCCAGGACCCCGCCGTGACCGGCCTCGTCGTAGCTCTCCTCTGCCGCGGACACGTCCTGCTCGAAGGGGTCCCCGGAGTGGCGAAAACGCTGCTCGTCCGGGCCCTCGCGTCCGCACTCGAACTCGACACCAAGCGCGTCCAGTTCACCCCGGACCTGATGCCGAGCGACATCACGGGCTCCCTCGTCTACGACGCCCGCACCGCCGAGTTCTCCTTCCAGCCGGGCCCGGTCTTCACGAACCTCCTCCTCGCCGACGAGATCAACCGCACCCCGCCGAAGACCCAGTCGTCCCTCCTGGAGGCCATGGAGGAGCGCCAGGTCACCGTCGACGGCACCCCTCGCCCGCTCCCCGAGCCGTTCCTGGTCGCCGCGACCCAGAACCCGGTCGAGTACGAGGGCACGTACCCCCTCCCCGAAGCCCAACTGGACCGATTCCTCCTCAAGCTGACGATCCCTCTCCCGTCCCGCCAGGACGAGATCGGTGTCCTCACCCGGCACGCGGAGGGCTTCAACCCGCGCGACCTGCGCGCCGCCGGCGTGCGCCCCGTCGCCGGCCCCGCAGACCTCGAAGCCGCCCGCGCGGCTGTGGCCAAGACCTCGGTCTCTCCCGAAATCACCGGCTACGTAGTGGACATCTGCCGCGCCACCCGCGAATCCCCGTCCCTCACCCTCGGCGTCTCCCCACGCGGCGCGACGGCGCTCCTGGCCACGGCCCGCGCCTGGGCCTGGCTGACCGGCCGCGACTACGTCATCCCCGACGACGTGAAAGCCCTCGCGCTCCCGACCCTCCGCCACCGCGTCCAACTCCGCCCGGAGGCAGAGATGGAGGGCGTGACGGCCGACTCGGTCATCAACGCGATCCTCGCCCACGTCCCCGTACCCCGCTGA